One genomic window of Coleofasciculus sp. FACHB-1120 includes the following:
- a CDS encoding AAA family ATPase: protein MNFNPELCRNESEVESKLIVQYLLPQLGYTPETWHQEIAVGSIRLDFLAFAAQVIPFVLDDNSPLSVVMEAKHPNQNLNRHTGRLKRYLMSLNVEYGLLTNGKELRIYKKNQDNIQLVFHCSGREISSKIDNIKTIIGRNNLNEKTTEDPTNIKINLENAQNEPLVEEKTLQPELINSQLRSTPIIQQERQHTVKTIAVYHNKGGVGKTTTVVNLAAAIRKKGKKVLIVDLDSQANTTFAAGLAKFDDEELDELKDCNVRHLLRSEEFYPINEVAKKSQYSNPEIDVLPSHISLMQYEIELNQQDSSKLMLLQKLKAVEAQYDVVIIDTPPSLNLYARIALITADYLIIPSDLKPFANQGLVNVKDFVKTNNEFRKFLNKPAIEILGVLPSKISTNSRFIQYTLPRRLEVIPKRYDLKVMESVIYEREELAKCTEKVQIVGNMEIPDPISVLDFKPDSTSAQEFNLLAEEVLREIGLTA from the coding sequence AGAAAGTAAACTCATCGTTCAATATCTGCTGCCACAGCTAGGATATACTCCAGAAACTTGGCATCAAGAGATTGCCGTTGGCAGTATTCGATTAGACTTTTTGGCATTTGCAGCGCAAGTCATCCCATTTGTGTTGGATGACAACTCGCCATTAAGCGTTGTAATGGAAGCAAAGCATCCCAATCAAAACTTAAATAGACATACTGGCAGACTCAAGCGCTACTTAATGAGTTTGAATGTAGAATATGGATTGTTAACGAATGGCAAGGAACTTAGAATTTACAAAAAAAATCAGGATAATATTCAGCTAGTATTTCACTGTTCCGGCAGAGAGATTAGCTCTAAAATAGACAATATAAAAACTATTATTGGTAGAAATAACTTAAACGAAAAAACTACTGAAGATCCAACTAATATCAAAATTAATCTTGAAAACGCTCAAAATGAACCTTTGGTAGAGGAAAAAACATTACAACCTGAATTAATTAATTCTCAACTCAGATCCACACCAATTATTCAACAAGAAAGGCAACATACTGTGAAAACAATTGCGGTTTACCACAACAAAGGCGGCGTAGGCAAAACAACAACTGTTGTTAACCTAGCCGCTGCTATCAGAAAGAAAGGCAAAAAAGTCCTGATTGTTGACTTAGATAGTCAAGCTAACACTACCTTTGCCGCAGGTTTAGCAAAATTTGATGATGAAGAACTAGATGAGCTAAAAGATTGCAATGTTCGTCATCTATTGAGGTCAGAAGAGTTTTACCCTATAAACGAAGTTGCTAAGAAATCTCAGTATAGTAACCCTGAAATTGATGTGTTGCCTTCCCACATCAGTTTAATGCAATACGAAATTGAGCTAAACCAACAAGATTCTAGTAAACTAATGCTCCTGCAAAAACTAAAAGCAGTAGAAGCTCAATACGATGTTGTAATTATTGATACGCCACCATCTTTAAACCTTTATGCCAGAATTGCTCTAATCACCGCTGACTATCTAATTATTCCTTCTGATTTAAAACCCTTTGCTAATCAAGGGTTAGTAAACGTCAAGGATTTTGTTAAAACAAATAATGAGTTCAGAAAATTTCTCAATAAGCCAGCTATTGAAATATTAGGTGTTCTTCCTAGTAAAATATCTACGAATTCAAGATTTATTCAATATACTTTACCACGGCGCTTAGAGGTAATTCCCAAACGCTACGATTTGAAAGTAATGGAAAGCGTTATTTATGAAAGAGAGGAGCTGGCAAAGTGTACCGAAAAAGTTCAGATTGTAGGTAACATGGAAATACCAGATCCAATCTCGGTGCTTGATTTCAAGCCGGATTCTACCTCCGCTCAGGAATTTAATTTACTAGCAGAAGAAGTTTTGCGAGAAATAGGACTAACTGCATGA
- a CDS encoding glycosyltransferase: MPKVSISIPTYNRASLLPYAVNSVLAQTYTDFELIICDDGSTDDTPGVVSQWNDPRIRYIRHPVNIKRSRNMRSGFDAACGTYFIKFDDDDALTPEFLEKTVVVLDANPTIDFVCTNHWIIDARGERNELATLENSAKWGKDKLNEGMIPDLITETFQKQSLQVGSTLFRMECLKEVDYMRPEADGCEDFDLLVRLAIAGKNGYFLPEFLMEYRMHGGQTSLKQNIHFLKAKSLCLNSYKFPEEQLEKTRLNKLAGTRKALGLRLIENGETSEGRKLLQESSQILGSSRQAKLGIVLSYLPTSLRQFALQTFRRIRPKDYAEQVREAAN, translated from the coding sequence ATGCCCAAAGTTAGCATTTCCATCCCTACCTACAATCGAGCTAGTTTGTTACCTTATGCAGTAAATAGCGTACTGGCTCAAACTTATACAGATTTTGAACTAATCATCTGTGACGATGGTTCTACTGATGACACCCCAGGAGTCGTGAGTCAATGGAACGATCCGAGAATTCGCTATATCCGCCACCCGGTTAATATTAAGCGCAGCCGAAATATGCGTTCTGGCTTTGATGCCGCTTGTGGAACTTATTTTATTAAATTTGACGATGATGATGCGTTAACGCCTGAATTTTTAGAAAAAACGGTAGTTGTTTTAGACGCTAATCCAACCATAGATTTTGTTTGTACAAACCACTGGATTATAGATGCCAGGGGAGAAAGAAATGAATTAGCTACGTTAGAAAATTCTGCTAAGTGGGGGAAGGACAAACTTAACGAGGGAATGATTCCCGATCTAATTACGGAAACTTTCCAAAAACAAAGCTTACAGGTTGGTTCTACGCTCTTTCGGATGGAGTGTTTGAAAGAAGTTGATTATATGCGCCCGGAAGCAGATGGTTGTGAGGATTTTGATTTACTGGTGAGGTTAGCGATCGCAGGCAAGAATGGATACTTCCTACCAGAATTTTTGATGGAATATCGAATGCATGGCGGTCAAACCAGTCTGAAACAAAATATTCACTTTTTAAAAGCAAAATCTTTATGTCTAAATAGTTACAAATTCCCGGAAGAACAATTAGAAAAAACCCGATTAAATAAACTTGCCGGAACCCGGAAAGCGCTGGGTTTAAGGCTGATTGAAAATGGCGAAACTTCAGAAGGACGCAAACTCCTGCAAGAATCTAGCCAAATTTTGGGAAGTTCGCGCCAAGCAAAATTAGGGATTGTGTTGTCTTATTTGCCTACCAGCTTGCGGCAATTCGCTCTCCAAACTTTTCGTCGAATCCGTCCCAAAGATTACGCCGAGCAAGTTCGAGAAGCCGCTAATTAA
- a CDS encoding glycosyltransferase family 4 protein produces the protein MKILMLSSTFPYPPTRGGTQVRTFNLLKYLKSSHAVTLITQRSKDVTDGEIEGLQEWVDELVVFPRPRENSQGGVLGKLRRFSTFLQEGTPPSVLSLYSPKIQKWVDEAVAVGKFEAITCEHCVNEIYVRPEWRRKDGKTPPLRTLVNIHSSVYGTCKNQLETGTSENPLRDKLNLPLLRRYEQRYCSKFSAIVVTTEEDKQQIQVFNPNVQIQVIPNGVDFTQFPMRSTDPGGHRLIFVGAMDNTPNIDAVRFFSLEVFPEVQKQYPDATLELVGARPGTEVVDLGKRPGITVTGRVPSMAEYLHKSCVCVVPMRTGFGIKNKTLEAMAAGVPVVGSDRGLEGLAVDGQSVPLRALRANRVEEYVNAIAKLFENPDLREQLSKNARSLIETEYTWESAGSRYEQVLHSP, from the coding sequence ATGAAGATTTTAATGCTCTCTTCCACCTTTCCCTATCCGCCAACACGAGGGGGAACGCAAGTCAGGACGTTTAATTTACTCAAGTATCTCAAGTCTAGCCATGCAGTTACTCTAATTACGCAGCGCAGTAAAGATGTTACGGACGGAGAAATAGAAGGACTGCAAGAGTGGGTAGACGAGTTGGTAGTTTTTCCTCGTCCACGGGAAAATTCTCAAGGAGGAGTGTTGGGGAAGCTGCGGCGCTTCAGTACGTTTTTGCAGGAGGGAACACCCCCCAGCGTGCTGTCTCTCTACTCACCAAAGATTCAGAAATGGGTGGATGAAGCAGTCGCTGTTGGCAAGTTTGAGGCGATTACTTGCGAACATTGCGTGAATGAAATCTATGTGCGCCCTGAGTGGCGGCGCAAGGATGGAAAAACCCCGCCGCTACGGACGTTGGTGAATATCCATAGTTCTGTCTACGGGACGTGCAAAAACCAGCTAGAAACGGGGACATCTGAGAACCCATTGCGAGATAAGCTAAATTTGCCGTTATTGCGCCGCTATGAGCAGCGCTACTGTTCTAAATTTTCGGCAATTGTGGTGACGACGGAGGAAGATAAGCAACAAATTCAGGTATTTAATCCCAACGTCCAAATTCAAGTCATTCCGAATGGGGTAGATTTTACTCAGTTTCCCATGCGTTCCACCGATCCGGGGGGACACCGATTAATTTTTGTCGGGGCGATGGATAACACGCCGAATATTGATGCGGTGCGCTTTTTTAGTTTGGAGGTGTTCCCGGAGGTTCAGAAGCAGTATCCGGATGCGACGCTGGAACTGGTGGGCGCTCGTCCTGGAACGGAAGTTGTAGATTTAGGGAAGCGTCCTGGGATTACGGTTACGGGGCGCGTACCTTCAATGGCAGAGTATTTGCACAAGTCTTGCGTCTGCGTGGTGCCGATGCGGACAGGATTTGGGATCAAAAATAAAACGCTGGAGGCAATGGCAGCTGGAGTGCCCGTAGTGGGAAGCGATCGCGGTTTGGAAGGATTAGCGGTGGACGGGCAAAGCGTGCCGTTACGCGCGTTACGGGCTAATCGGGTGGAAGAGTATGTGAATGCGATCGCCAAGTTGTTTGAAAACCCCGATCTTCGAGAGCAGTTATCGAAAAATGCGCGATCGCTCATCGAAACAGAGTACACCTGGGAAAGCGCCGGATCTCGTTACGAACAGGTGCTGCATTCACCTTAA
- a CDS encoding glycosyltransferase family 4 protein — translation MPVRLSIITQFYPPDYAATGQLIEELAANLGQLGLPVQIFTGQPGYAFKKHSAPAIEHCNKVLVQRSRTSRMWPQRIRGKAINGLLFCVRSGLHLLQTAGRGDVLLLTTAPPFLPILGYLANLSFGVPYVCLLYDLYPDVAVELNVVRPQNWLVRFWDFVNSCIWKNAQKIIVLSPSMKDRVTAKCPEVANKISVIHNWADPDRIVPIPKPDNWFAQEFNLVDTFTVLYSGNMGRCHDMDTILEAARLLENEPIQFVFIGNGAKRQTCINKVSMMGLRNCRFLPYQNKQNLPYSLTACDLSLVSISPGMEGLVVPSKLYAALAAGRPLAVICEPHSYLRQLISEAKCGAAFNNEDANGLAKFIQSLAASPNLVNRMGRAGRHYLESNFTPEIIAQQYSTILHQAVRETMELDASAEVKPLRWYHSSQPSKKRSGGVVRVSKHRRD, via the coding sequence ATGCCTGTAAGACTGTCTATCATTACGCAGTTTTATCCGCCAGACTACGCAGCAACTGGGCAGCTGATTGAAGAGCTAGCTGCTAACTTGGGACAACTCGGTTTGCCGGTGCAAATCTTTACCGGACAGCCGGGGTATGCCTTCAAAAAGCACTCTGCGCCCGCAATCGAGCATTGTAATAAAGTTTTAGTGCAGCGATCGCGCACTTCCCGAATGTGGCCTCAGCGAATTCGCGGCAAAGCCATCAATGGGTTATTATTCTGCGTGCGTTCTGGACTTCATCTACTCCAGACGGCTGGGCGAGGCGATGTTTTGCTCCTCACGACCGCCCCCCCCTTCTTGCCGATTCTAGGGTACTTAGCGAACTTAAGCTTTGGTGTGCCTTATGTTTGCCTGCTGTATGACTTATATCCCGATGTTGCCGTCGAACTAAATGTCGTTCGCCCCCAAAACTGGTTAGTTCGATTTTGGGATTTTGTCAACAGCTGCATTTGGAAAAACGCTCAAAAAATTATCGTCCTCAGCCCCTCGATGAAAGATCGCGTTACCGCCAAATGCCCGGAGGTTGCCAATAAGATTTCTGTAATTCATAACTGGGCAGATCCAGATCGGATTGTCCCGATTCCCAAGCCTGATAATTGGTTTGCCCAAGAGTTTAATCTAGTTGATACCTTTACCGTCCTCTACTCCGGCAATATGGGGCGCTGTCATGATATGGATACAATTCTGGAAGCCGCCAGACTCTTGGAAAATGAACCCATTCAATTTGTCTTTATTGGCAATGGTGCCAAGCGTCAAACTTGCATCAATAAAGTCAGCATGATGGGTTTACGCAATTGTCGCTTCTTGCCCTATCAAAATAAGCAGAATTTACCTTATTCCCTTACCGCTTGCGACTTGTCTTTAGTCAGCATTAGTCCTGGAATGGAAGGATTAGTTGTTCCCAGTAAGCTTTACGCCGCCTTAGCCGCAGGGCGTCCTCTTGCTGTCATTTGCGAACCTCATTCCTATCTTCGCCAGCTAATTTCTGAAGCCAAGTGTGGTGCTGCCTTCAACAACGAAGATGCGAACGGCTTGGCTAAATTTATTCAAAGCTTAGCGGCTTCTCCCAACTTGGTAAATCGAATGGGACGTGCAGGGCGTCACTACTTGGAGTCAAACTTTACGCCAGAGATTATTGCACAGCAATACTCAACAATTTTGCATCAGGCAGTTCGCGAAACAATGGAACTCGATGCTTCGGCAGAAGTTAAACCTTTGCGCTGGTACCACTCATCTCAACCTAGTAAGAAGCGGTCAGGAGGCGTCGTCCGCGTCTCTAAGCATCGTCGGGATTAA
- a CDS encoding TspO/MBR family protein, with product MVIKSWMVIGGVTLLVAMGSNIITPNDVKWFKRLQRPRWLTFEPLIPLIWTVVFICGAWSAYIVWERTKNWGLMAFYLLVEIAIVAYNPMMLRLRSLKVGTIIGAIGSVLGLILALTVLPISGWASLLLVPYVLWSPVGTFTTWKMMKLNPDDA from the coding sequence ATGGTTATTAAATCTTGGATGGTGATTGGGGGCGTGACTCTTTTAGTAGCGATGGGGAGTAACATCATTACCCCAAATGATGTTAAGTGGTTCAAACGCCTGCAACGACCGAGGTGGTTAACGTTTGAGCCATTAATTCCGCTCATCTGGACAGTTGTTTTTATTTGCGGTGCTTGGTCAGCTTATATCGTCTGGGAACGCACCAAAAATTGGGGACTGATGGCGTTCTATCTTTTAGTAGAAATTGCAATTGTCGCCTACAACCCAATGATGTTGAGGTTACGCAGTCTAAAAGTTGGCACGATTATTGGTGCAATTGGTTCCGTTTTAGGTCTAATTCTGGCACTAACAGTCTTGCCAATTTCCGGCTGGGCGTCTCTGTTGCTAGTTCCCTATGTGTTATGGAGTCCGGTTGGAACTTTTACCACCTGGAAAATGATGAAGCTTAATCCCGACGATGCTTAG
- a CDS encoding ParA family protein: MSIDIYAFYNNKGGVGKTTLCSNAATLYAEKHPTTQVLVIDMCPQANISQFLLGGGKLGYETNQRLQSLKTRRNIVGFIDWLLKGNSSFRTPNISYKVPITPFNPNISENLYLIAGDSFLESFSLALNYAVINPANTKAWLEYMTAIERLCKYEFDKDQYENMVVFIDCNPSFSIYTQMALVSSDKVVIPMMADFSSLEGIKALFMLLFGKYPSSALKRYADDVITFNKQVDSFTLKLPVIYEFVFNNYTIKDGVATAYDSVRTELINFCYEQFKLFPSLFALCEDKPTSLSEWENYYVSNIKDFHTSGKVSSSLGIPMSKLPNQSKYTMPDGIDVKLPIANYAQALDDIESFVGKIR, translated from the coding sequence ATGAGTATTGATATTTATGCCTTTTACAATAATAAAGGTGGCGTTGGTAAAACTACGCTTTGTTCCAACGCGGCAACGCTTTATGCGGAAAAGCACCCAACTACCCAAGTCTTAGTTATTGATATGTGCCCTCAAGCAAATATCTCTCAATTTTTGCTTGGTGGAGGAAAGTTGGGATATGAAACGAATCAAAGATTACAATCTTTAAAAACGCGGAGAAACATCGTCGGATTCATAGATTGGCTTCTCAAGGGAAACTCAAGTTTCCGAACACCTAATATTTCCTATAAAGTTCCCATTACTCCTTTTAATCCTAATATTTCAGAAAATTTATATTTGATAGCAGGAGACTCTTTTCTAGAGTCTTTTTCATTAGCATTAAACTACGCTGTCATTAATCCTGCAAATACAAAAGCTTGGTTAGAATACATGACAGCAATAGAAAGGTTGTGTAAGTATGAATTTGATAAAGATCAATATGAAAATATGGTCGTTTTTATAGATTGTAATCCTAGCTTTTCTATATACACACAAATGGCTTTAGTATCTTCAGATAAAGTTGTAATTCCAATGATGGCAGATTTTAGTTCACTTGAAGGGATAAAAGCTCTTTTTATGCTGCTTTTTGGGAAATATCCTTCATCTGCTTTAAAGCGGTACGCTGATGATGTCATTACTTTTAATAAACAAGTAGATTCATTTACTCTCAAATTGCCAGTTATTTATGAGTTTGTTTTTAATAACTATACTATTAAAGATGGAGTGGCGACAGCATATGATTCCGTAAGAACAGAGCTAATTAATTTTTGCTACGAGCAATTTAAATTATTTCCTTCATTATTTGCACTTTGTGAAGATAAGCCCACTTCTCTTAGTGAATGGGAAAACTATTATGTTTCAAATATAAAAGATTTTCACACATCTGGTAAAGTATCGTCGTCTCTAGGAATACCTATGTCTAAGCTTCCGAATCAGTCTAAATATACAATGCCAGATGGAATTGATGTTAAACTCCCTATTGCTAATTATGCACAAGCGTTAGATGATATAGAATCATTTGTAGGAAAGATCCGCTAA
- a CDS encoding SufS family cysteine desulfurase → MTLTKDRTLADKVRADFPILHQEVNGKPLVYLDNAATSQKPLAVLNAIRDYYEQYNSNVHRGVHTLSAKATDAYEGARDKVAAFVNAASRQEIIYTRNASEAINLIAYSWGMNNLQRGDEIILSVMEHHSNLIPWQFVAQRTGAVLKFVELTPDGIFDLEHFKSLISDKTKLVSTVYVSNTLGCINPVKSITEIAHKYGAKVLIDACQAAPHMVLDVQAVDCDWLVASGHKMCAPTGIGFLYGKLDLLRSMPPFLGGGEMIADVFLDHATYADLPHKFEAGTPSIGEAIALGAAVDYLSGIGMHNIHTYEAELTAYLFQQLQQIPEIKTYGPQPTSTGEGRAALAAFTAGDVHPHDLSTILDQAGIAIRAGHHCTQPLHRYLKVQSTARASLYFYNTHEEIDLFIASLKEAVEFFGSIFG, encoded by the coding sequence ATGACTCTCACCAAAGATAGAACACTCGCCGATAAAGTCCGTGCAGATTTTCCAATTCTGCACCAAGAAGTCAACGGCAAACCCTTAGTTTATCTAGACAACGCCGCCACATCCCAAAAACCTCTGGCGGTGCTAAACGCAATTCGGGATTACTACGAGCAGTATAATTCCAACGTACATCGGGGTGTTCACACCCTTAGCGCTAAAGCTACAGACGCTTACGAAGGTGCTAGAGACAAAGTTGCTGCTTTTGTAAATGCTGCTTCGCGTCAAGAAATTATCTACACCCGCAACGCCAGCGAAGCGATTAACTTAATTGCTTACAGTTGGGGGATGAACAATTTGCAGCGAGGGGATGAAATCATCCTCTCCGTAATGGAACACCACAGCAATCTAATTCCTTGGCAGTTCGTGGCGCAAAGAACAGGCGCGGTGCTGAAGTTTGTAGAACTAACGCCAGACGGAATTTTTGATTTAGAACACTTCAAATCTCTAATTTCAGACAAAACTAAACTGGTTAGCACCGTTTACGTCTCTAACACATTGGGATGTATTAATCCCGTTAAGTCGATAACCGAAATCGCTCACAAATACGGTGCCAAAGTCTTAATTGACGCTTGCCAAGCTGCACCTCACATGGTGTTAGACGTGCAAGCCGTAGACTGCGATTGGCTAGTCGCCTCTGGTCACAAAATGTGCGCCCCGACTGGAATTGGTTTCCTCTACGGTAAGTTAGACTTACTGCGTTCCATGCCTCCCTTCTTAGGCGGTGGCGAGATGATTGCTGATGTATTCCTCGACCATGCTACTTATGCAGATTTACCGCATAAGTTTGAGGCAGGAACGCCATCAATTGGGGAAGCGATCGCGCTTGGTGCAGCGGTAGATTACCTCAGTGGTATTGGTATGCACAACATCCATACCTACGAAGCCGAATTAACAGCTTATCTCTTCCAACAGTTGCAGCAAATCCCAGAAATCAAAACTTATGGGCCACAACCCACCAGTACCGGAGAAGGTAGAGCCGCACTCGCTGCGTTCACCGCTGGAGATGTCCACCCTCACGACTTATCAACCATCTTAGATCAAGCTGGCATCGCCATCCGTGCCGGACATCACTGCACCCAACCTCTACACCGCTACCTGAAAGTGCAATCTACTGCACGGGCAAGTTTGTATTTCTACAACACCCATGAAGAGATTGACCTTTTCATCGCATCTTTAAAAGAGGCTGTCGAGTTTTTTGGCAGTATCTTCGGCTAA
- the sufD gene encoding Fe-S cluster assembly protein SufD, with product MTIQVTSIPNPEEVGLKSAATNRDAKLVELSNLSHSQELQVLDPEMVGWLQELRDRAASWLPHLKFPTTRDEEWRVTDISPLLKLSFQAAKSADVPQSAIEGLTLAEAAESRLVFVNGVYAPALSSVANLPDGIFAGNLAQLPITYRTRIDNYFAQQKGFDEVFTALNTAGLTDAAVVWVAKNVVVETPIHLLFLSTFSDRPTLSQPRCLVVAESNSQVTLIEDYLPVGDWCADKTHPYLINTVTEIWVEDNAEVRHNRIQRDSGAAFHIGKSAIAQSRNSRYTCNSVSLGGKISRHNLEIYQLGEQTETTLNGLTMISGEQIGDTHSAIILNHPHSTTRQLQKCIVADKAHSVFNGKVLVAKAAQLTDAGQLNRNLLLSPKARVDTKPQLEIIADNVKCTHGATVSQLDDEEVFYLQSRGLDKASANNLLVDAFAIEIINQIPIASLQTSLSRCVACRTIE from the coding sequence ATGACAATTCAAGTAACTTCTATCCCCAATCCAGAAGAAGTCGGGTTAAAGTCTGCTGCGACTAATCGAGATGCCAAGCTGGTTGAGTTGTCAAACTTGTCTCACAGTCAAGAATTACAGGTACTCGATCCAGAGATGGTTGGCTGGTTGCAAGAATTACGCGATCGCGCTGCTTCCTGGCTACCTCATCTCAAGTTTCCCACCACCCGCGATGAAGAGTGGCGTGTCACAGACATCTCGCCTTTGTTAAAGTTATCTTTCCAAGCTGCGAAATCTGCGGATGTACCCCAGTCAGCAATTGAAGGATTGACTCTAGCAGAAGCAGCCGAAAGTCGTCTAGTTTTCGTTAACGGTGTTTATGCACCTGCGCTGTCATCTGTTGCTAATCTGCCAGATGGGATATTTGCCGGAAATTTAGCCCAACTGCCAATAACTTATCGCACTCGCATCGATAATTATTTTGCCCAACAAAAGGGTTTTGATGAGGTATTCACCGCCTTAAATACAGCAGGCTTAACTGATGCTGCTGTAGTGTGGGTAGCGAAGAATGTGGTAGTTGAAACACCGATTCATTTGCTGTTTCTGTCTACTTTTAGCGATCGCCCTACCCTATCTCAGCCACGCTGTTTGGTCGTCGCTGAATCTAACTCTCAAGTAACCCTAATAGAAGATTATTTGCCAGTCGGCGACTGGTGTGCGGATAAAACTCATCCGTACTTAATCAATACGGTTACAGAGATTTGGGTAGAAGACAATGCTGAAGTCCGCCACAACCGGATACAACGAGATAGTGGCGCAGCGTTTCATATTGGCAAGAGTGCGATCGCGCAATCCCGCAACAGCCGCTACACTTGCAATTCAGTGAGTTTGGGTGGCAAAATATCCCGCCACAACTTAGAAATTTATCAGTTGGGCGAACAAACTGAAACTACCCTCAATGGTTTAACCATGATTTCTGGGGAACAGATTGGCGATACTCACAGCGCCATTATTCTCAACCATCCCCACAGCACCACTCGCCAGTTACAAAAGTGTATCGTGGCTGACAAGGCTCATTCCGTCTTTAACGGTAAAGTCTTAGTTGCCAAAGCAGCGCAATTGACGGATGCGGGACAATTAAATCGTAACTTGCTGTTGTCGCCCAAAGCGAGAGTCGATACTAAACCTCAACTGGAAATTATTGCAGATAACGTGAAATGTACTCACGGTGCAACAGTAAGTCAGTTGGATGATGAGGAAGTCTTTTACCTGCAAAGCCGCGGTTTAGACAAAGCGAGTGCTAATAACTTGTTAGTTGACGCTTTTGCGATAGAAATTATCAACCAGATTCCCATCGCCTCTCTGCAAACAAGTCTCTCTCGATGTGTTGCTTGTAGAACTATCGAATAG
- the sufC gene encoding Fe-S cluster assembly ATPase SufC, translated as MIIENSEVILSVRDLTANVDETPILKGLNLEVKAGEIHAIMGPNGSGKSTFSKVLAGHPAYEVTGGEVIFRGKNLLEMEAEERARAGIFLAFQYPLEIPGVSNVDFLRVAYNSRRKAEGLEELDAFDFDELVHEKLDVVKMNPAFLSRSVNEGFSGGEKKRNEILQMALLEPKLAILDETDSGLDIDALKIVADGVNQLANAENAMLVITHYQRLLNYIVPDFVHVMEAGRIITSGGKELALELESRGYEWVREEEAAEVGAK; from the coding sequence ATGATTATTGAAAATAGTGAGGTGATCCTATCAGTTCGGGATCTCACGGCAAATGTTGATGAAACTCCGATTCTTAAGGGTTTGAATCTAGAAGTAAAGGCGGGAGAAATTCATGCCATTATGGGACCAAATGGTTCTGGAAAAAGCACCTTTTCTAAGGTTTTGGCTGGACATCCGGCGTATGAGGTGACGGGCGGCGAGGTAATTTTTCGGGGGAAAAATCTTCTGGAAATGGAAGCCGAAGAACGTGCTAGGGCTGGGATATTTTTGGCGTTTCAATATCCTTTGGAAATTCCTGGTGTTAGTAATGTGGATTTCCTCAGAGTTGCCTATAATTCCCGTCGCAAGGCTGAGGGATTAGAGGAGTTGGATGCTTTTGATTTTGATGAGTTGGTGCATGAAAAGCTGGATGTGGTAAAGATGAATCCTGCTTTTCTTAGCCGCAGTGTGAATGAAGGTTTTTCGGGTGGTGAGAAGAAGCGGAACGAGATTCTGCAAATGGCACTGCTAGAACCAAAGTTAGCAATTTTGGATGAAACGGATTCAGGGTTAGATATTGACGCGCTGAAGATTGTGGCGGATGGTGTAAATCAGCTGGCAAATGCAGAGAATGCGATGCTGGTGATTACTCACTATCAGCGACTACTGAATTACATCGTGCCAGATTTCGTTCACGTCATGGAAGCCGGACGAATTATTACCAGTGGTGGTAAAGAATTGGCACTGGAATTGGAATCTCGCGGTTATGAGTGGGTAAGGGAAGAAGAAGCAGCTGAGGTGGGCGCAAAATGA